A region of Salinibacter sp. 10B DNA encodes the following proteins:
- a CDS encoding S46 family peptidase, which yields MNRSAHVFWVLLLLLLAGPPLVLSAQAQDRSVPRFGPLVSPDTVQTGPFDFGRLWSFAHPPVDYVEKQYRVSGGARGIQHARLGTVRLPDCSGALVSPQGLVLTAARCVPAGAGRDEQQQGAAFYAEDQQDEQPLETLFAERVVEVRDVTGQVDSLVAEEGSAEQDTSVGSAAVQLQRRLQAEVPDQQSVDVVPEAGGERYVAYYYRRYDDVRLVFRPEPQVQAGVQEMLTYPQHTWGVAILRIYEDGTPLSSDTHFELRPQGARPGDAVFAVGFPGDTYRAETYQQLAFRRDVTHPDHVARLDNWTTHVQHVMDTTATRSLWRQRFREGQGELKRTRAQLESLQNRYVMTRLQRRDEALRREEGARASQVMEELETLQAEKREYVDRYQAFSFLLHPEYSSATLQRALHAYQAMNDARSRSEASGSPLQAVSAQPPALDKALLADHLHRLQTHLAVDSVLAQRLAQFNAGEIVENSVLSEPEAAQTALRNREIPRDDPAIALMTAVHEEYAAFRDDWTELQSREQRLTDRLSAIRHRSLRRPVRLPRSRALRLADGRIQGYSYNGTLAPPFTTFYGLYGHHSTPGEAQALPERWQAPANAFDRSTPLTTVASTDLGAGEYGGPLLNSSLQLVGIVVDGNVQSAAGTFLFLPRRMRSVSIDIRGVLEGLSDVYEAEALVQEMTTDSVSRR from the coding sequence ATGAATCGATCTGCTCACGTCTTTTGGGTTCTGCTCCTGCTTTTGCTTGCAGGTCCCCCGCTCGTCCTGTCGGCGCAGGCACAGGATCGGAGTGTGCCCCGCTTCGGGCCGCTTGTGTCGCCGGATACGGTTCAGACCGGACCGTTTGACTTCGGGCGTCTCTGGTCGTTTGCACACCCTCCCGTAGATTATGTCGAGAAGCAGTACCGCGTGTCGGGGGGGGCGCGAGGGATCCAGCATGCTCGTCTCGGGACGGTGCGACTGCCGGACTGCTCAGGGGCGCTCGTGTCGCCACAAGGACTGGTTCTTACGGCGGCTCGATGTGTGCCGGCAGGGGCCGGGCGAGACGAGCAGCAGCAGGGGGCGGCCTTCTACGCCGAGGACCAGCAGGATGAACAGCCCCTGGAAACACTCTTTGCGGAGCGTGTGGTGGAGGTTCGGGACGTCACGGGACAAGTGGATTCTCTGGTCGCAGAGGAGGGATCTGCAGAACAAGATACGTCTGTCGGGTCGGCGGCTGTCCAGTTGCAACGTCGGTTGCAGGCAGAGGTCCCGGATCAGCAGTCGGTGGACGTGGTACCCGAAGCCGGAGGGGAGCGATACGTGGCCTACTATTACCGGCGATACGATGATGTCCGGCTTGTTTTTCGGCCCGAACCACAGGTGCAGGCCGGAGTGCAGGAGATGCTCACTTATCCTCAGCACACCTGGGGGGTGGCCATACTTCGCATCTATGAGGATGGCACCCCTCTTTCCTCCGACACTCATTTTGAGCTCCGGCCCCAAGGCGCACGTCCGGGAGATGCTGTCTTTGCTGTTGGCTTTCCGGGAGACACCTATCGTGCAGAAACGTACCAACAGCTTGCGTTCCGGCGCGACGTGACGCATCCAGACCACGTGGCGCGGCTGGACAACTGGACGACGCATGTCCAGCACGTGATGGACACTACGGCGACCCGGTCGTTGTGGAGGCAGCGTTTCCGGGAGGGACAGGGGGAACTCAAGCGCACGAGAGCCCAGCTCGAAAGTCTCCAAAACCGATACGTGATGACTCGGCTGCAGCGTCGAGACGAGGCGTTGCGACGGGAGGAGGGGGCACGCGCGTCACAGGTGATGGAAGAACTGGAAACCCTTCAGGCGGAGAAACGGGAGTACGTAGATCGGTACCAGGCCTTCTCATTCTTGCTCCATCCCGAGTACAGCTCCGCAACCCTCCAGCGAGCATTGCACGCCTACCAGGCGATGAACGACGCACGGTCTCGTTCAGAGGCGTCGGGATCTCCTCTTCAGGCCGTGTCTGCTCAGCCCCCAGCGCTCGATAAGGCGCTGCTGGCGGATCATCTGCACCGCCTGCAAACACACCTTGCGGTCGACAGTGTGCTCGCGCAACGGCTGGCGCAATTCAATGCTGGCGAGATTGTAGAGAACTCCGTCTTGTCCGAACCGGAGGCAGCGCAAACGGCGCTTCGAAACCGAGAGATACCCAGGGACGATCCAGCGATTGCACTGATGACGGCCGTCCACGAGGAATATGCGGCATTTCGGGACGACTGGACCGAGTTGCAATCACGAGAGCAGCGGCTGACCGACCGTCTCTCGGCGATTCGTCACCGGAGCCTGCGGCGTCCCGTCCGTCTTCCGCGGTCGCGCGCACTCCGCCTTGCGGACGGCCGGATCCAAGGATATTCGTACAATGGAACTCTTGCCCCGCCCTTTACCACCTTCTACGGGCTCTACGGGCATCATTCCACTCCGGGAGAGGCGCAGGCACTTCCAGAGCGCTGGCAGGCTCCAGCAAACGCCTTTGATCGATCGACGCCGCTCACCACCGTGGCGAGTACCGATCTTGGGGCCGGTGAGTACGGAGGGCCACTCCTCAACTCCTCTCTTCAACTCGTGGGAATTGTTGTGGACGGAAACGTGCAGAGTGCGGCCGGGACGTTCCTATTTTTGCCGCGCCGAATGCGATCCGTGTCCATCGACATACGAGGCGTACTGGAGGGGCTCTCCGACGTGTACGAGGCGGAGGCGCTGGTGCAGGAGATGACGACGGACTCCGTCTCGCGGCGGTAG
- the pabB gene encoding aminodeoxychorismate synthase component I: protein MFDPTVLAQPGTILLDTARPSSSNRWSWCFAHPSRILTASEPEDVPSLLADIEAATSRGQYVAGYLSYEAGSSFVDLEGGETHAAPVGWFGVYDRPHPVAPPEVTLGLANMEADVSISDPELSISRTAYVNAVDRVRHHIRQGDVYQVNYTAPVHFRIKGDPRMLYRRLRRQQHVPYGAYLNLGRRQILSCSPELFFRRVGDRICTRPMKGTIRRGRTLEEDRSLREELATDPKNRAENLMIVDLLRNDLSVCCELGSVEVPDLYTTEPYDSVTQMTSTVQGRLRTGEGTADILRALFPCGSVTGAPKRRAMQLIRNLETEPRGVYCGAIGMVGPDDTAVFNVAIRTVVLEEDQGTMGVGSGIVWDSDPASEYQECALKTRFLTPSKQSTQMNTEDDDLRLIETMRFDELQVPMLDRHVDRLSRSAQYFGYPFDEARFRRRVDRAVSDRVGEAVLKVRATLDRWGRIAVEASPIGAGRDEPWTLTIAEERVDRSDPLFYHKTTHRRVYDHVLQAAQEQNCDEALLLNEEGQVTEGTHSNLFVRKGDTLWTPPVECGLLAGVYREYVLQTEEQAKERVLTLDEVKGADALYCCNAVRGWCRAVLKEEPVPAP from the coding sequence GTGTTTGATCCTACCGTCCTGGCCCAGCCGGGGACCATTCTCCTTGATACGGCACGACCGTCTTCGTCAAACCGGTGGAGCTGGTGCTTTGCACATCCGTCCCGCATCCTCACGGCCTCTGAGCCCGAGGACGTTCCGTCTTTGCTTGCTGACATCGAGGCTGCCACGAGTCGTGGACAGTACGTAGCGGGGTATCTCTCGTACGAAGCCGGATCTTCGTTTGTCGATCTTGAGGGGGGCGAGACCCATGCGGCCCCCGTCGGATGGTTTGGGGTCTATGATCGCCCGCATCCCGTTGCTCCCCCCGAGGTGACGCTCGGCCTTGCGAACATGGAGGCCGACGTGAGCATTAGCGATCCGGAGCTTTCCATTTCCCGTACGGCCTATGTCAACGCCGTTGATCGGGTGCGCCACCACATCCGGCAGGGCGACGTGTACCAGGTCAATTACACGGCACCGGTGCATTTTCGGATAAAAGGCGATCCGCGAATGTTGTATCGGCGGCTCCGGCGGCAGCAACACGTTCCGTACGGTGCCTATCTGAACCTCGGACGCCGTCAGATTCTATCGTGTTCTCCGGAGCTGTTCTTTCGTCGGGTCGGCGATCGAATTTGCACGCGCCCAATGAAGGGGACCATCCGACGAGGGCGCACACTGGAGGAGGATCGGTCCCTTCGGGAGGAACTTGCGACCGATCCGAAGAACCGGGCGGAGAACTTGATGATCGTTGATCTCCTGCGCAACGATCTCTCGGTGTGCTGCGAGCTCGGATCGGTGGAGGTGCCCGACCTCTACACCACCGAGCCCTACGACTCAGTGACCCAGATGACCTCTACGGTGCAGGGACGCCTTCGTACGGGGGAGGGCACGGCCGACATACTGCGGGCCCTCTTTCCGTGCGGGTCGGTCACGGGAGCCCCAAAGCGACGGGCGATGCAGCTCATCCGAAATCTGGAGACGGAGCCGCGCGGAGTGTACTGTGGGGCCATTGGAATGGTTGGGCCGGACGACACCGCTGTCTTCAATGTTGCCATTCGGACCGTCGTGCTAGAGGAGGACCAGGGAACGATGGGGGTTGGAAGTGGGATTGTGTGGGACTCGGACCCTGCTTCGGAGTATCAGGAATGTGCGCTGAAAACTCGATTCTTGACGCCGTCCAAGCAAAGCACGCAGATGAACACAGAAGACGACGACCTGCGGCTGATCGAAACGATGCGGTTCGACGAGTTGCAGGTGCCAATGCTTGACCGTCACGTGGATCGTCTGTCACGATCGGCGCAGTACTTCGGCTATCCGTTCGACGAGGCGCGCTTTCGGCGGCGGGTTGACCGGGCCGTCTCGGACAGGGTTGGGGAGGCGGTGCTCAAGGTTCGGGCGACGCTCGACCGATGGGGGCGGATAGCGGTGGAGGCCAGTCCGATTGGAGCGGGACGCGACGAGCCTTGGACGTTGACGATTGCAGAGGAGCGGGTCGACCGTTCGGATCCTCTCTTCTACCACAAGACTACCCATCGCCGGGTGTACGACCATGTGCTCCAGGCGGCCCAGGAGCAGAACTGCGACGAGGCGCTGCTCCTTAACGAAGAGGGGCAGGTCACGGAGGGGACACACAGCAATCTGTTTGTTCGGAAGGGAGATACCCTTTGGACGCCCCCCGTGGAGTGCGGTCTTCTGGCCGGGGTATACCGGGAGTATGTGTTGCAGACAGAAGAACAGGCCAAGGAACGGGTGCTGACGCTTGACGAAGTGAAGGGGGCTGATGCTCTGTATTGTTGCAACGCCGTTCGGGGGTGGTGTCGGGCGGTTTTGAAGGAAGAACCGGTACCAGCCCCGTAA
- a CDS encoding DUF6174 domain-containing protein, translating into MGYRLVARAVLAFGVILLFGRCGLLSLDENSEQVGDLIEKNMEEWEQSGIESYRFTYNKSVGGVEKNNVFVVVREGQIDSVSVDGEGGSAAESGSFLTIDRLYDEIVSSFERSDRGKFQVEFDKEFSYPERYRVGPGEQTEGRGVVVTSFSVTNDPS; encoded by the coding sequence ATGGGTTACAGGCTAGTGGCGCGTGCTGTACTTGCTTTTGGGGTAATTCTTTTGTTCGGCCGGTGTGGTCTGCTTTCGTTGGATGAGAACTCTGAACAGGTGGGCGACCTTATCGAAAAAAATATGGAGGAGTGGGAGCAGTCCGGAATTGAGTCGTATCGGTTTACGTACAACAAATCTGTAGGAGGGGTCGAAAAAAACAACGTGTTTGTGGTTGTTCGGGAAGGTCAAATTGATAGTGTATCGGTTGACGGGGAGGGAGGAAGTGCTGCAGAGTCGGGTTCGTTTTTGACGATTGATCGTCTGTACGACGAGATCGTCAGTAGCTTCGAGCGATCTGATCGGGGAAAATTCCAGGTTGAGTTCGATAAAGAATTCTCGTATCCAGAGCGGTACCGTGTGGGACCGGGAGAACAGACAGAAGGACGTGGAGTCGTTGTGACGAGTTTCTCGGTTACGAACGACCCGAGTTAA
- a CDS encoding GWxTD domain-containing protein, whose amino-acid sequence MMRVVYAVVLVLLMSGRYGQSAIHETSVRSGTVALLVETTGGEERPVGEVWTGGPEIDPKEKIRTPGTYYAFLRFLDDSTSVDRTFSKSVVRRQLDALQAVLSEATVKQLKIQTAAETGQPEALVPGTGRTLKRWWGRRDPYPATEANERLQEHLKRVAHAFRYYHRKDDDDRLDGRGRVYVRYGPPNRSREVGGGEFWTYGFQTEAEFLFVCERGDGCELGQPIELIPPRLRYGGGPTERGMRKALKSLSALESIYKQLSYQRARYGITFTDLSMYNELVRQRLSGMNAPMSVRPHSFLHQKIGEIKQEEVAARRRRETVVPQTRSNVGREFGNVPVAARWVRSLGTDGTTEVALYWSVLRSSLRPSQEQLEAVKESIDAEGGYLLTSSLIRFAESYEREEMERRHFFVSHAEEAQGVPKPRRETFFIEDTSHAALQVDVSWASIRGEPKSLRPQARLKVGTSRADSLTALRNDPSDLEMSDLEPVLLKTDTTSIEEAPVYPFRELSGQSPLALRFELYHLATGPDGRTRYTVTYEVRRTTDRKGFAQLFRGDDQEQTAVESEFQGRNERTEEYVVLSPSDWMTDETQEVRIAVEVTDDRTGNRVSRTVEFELSSKD is encoded by the coding sequence ATGATGAGAGTTGTGTACGCCGTTGTTCTCGTCCTCCTGATGAGCGGCCGGTACGGACAGTCCGCGATTCACGAGACGTCGGTTCGATCAGGGACAGTAGCGCTTCTTGTGGAAACCACGGGAGGAGAGGAGCGACCGGTAGGAGAGGTTTGGACTGGAGGGCCAGAGATCGATCCAAAAGAGAAAATTCGAACTCCGGGCACGTACTATGCCTTTCTGCGATTTCTAGATGATTCGACATCGGTCGATCGCACCTTTTCGAAATCGGTGGTCCGGCGTCAATTGGATGCCCTTCAGGCCGTTTTGTCGGAAGCGACCGTTAAGCAGTTGAAGATTCAGACGGCAGCAGAGACGGGGCAACCGGAGGCCCTTGTGCCCGGAACGGGACGCACGCTCAAAAGATGGTGGGGGCGACGGGATCCGTATCCCGCTACGGAGGCAAATGAGCGGCTTCAGGAGCATCTGAAGCGCGTGGCTCATGCATTTCGGTACTATCATCGGAAGGACGATGACGATCGCCTGGATGGTCGAGGACGGGTATACGTGCGCTACGGGCCGCCCAATCGGTCGCGCGAGGTCGGGGGCGGAGAATTTTGGACCTATGGCTTTCAGACCGAAGCAGAGTTCCTCTTTGTGTGTGAGCGGGGGGATGGGTGTGAACTCGGGCAGCCGATTGAGCTCATTCCCCCGCGACTTCGCTACGGGGGAGGTCCCACTGAGCGTGGAATGCGGAAGGCCCTGAAAAGCTTGTCGGCACTTGAGTCCATTTACAAGCAGCTTTCGTATCAGCGAGCCCGATATGGGATTACGTTCACGGACCTGTCGATGTACAACGAGTTGGTTCGCCAGCGCCTGAGCGGAATGAATGCGCCGATGAGCGTTCGTCCGCATTCGTTTTTGCATCAAAAGATCGGGGAGATCAAGCAAGAGGAGGTAGCGGCTCGGCGACGACGGGAGACAGTGGTTCCTCAAACGCGTTCGAATGTTGGACGGGAGTTTGGCAATGTCCCCGTCGCGGCTCGTTGGGTACGGTCGCTCGGCACGGATGGTACGACCGAAGTGGCGCTCTACTGGAGCGTTTTGCGATCGTCCCTCCGGCCGTCTCAAGAACAGCTGGAAGCAGTGAAGGAGAGCATCGACGCGGAGGGGGGCTATCTTTTGACCTCGTCGCTCATACGCTTTGCGGAATCCTATGAACGAGAGGAGATGGAGCGCCGGCATTTCTTCGTGTCTCACGCCGAGGAGGCACAGGGGGTACCCAAGCCGCGGCGGGAGACGTTTTTCATCGAGGACACGTCGCATGCGGCCCTACAAGTCGATGTCTCCTGGGCGTCGATTCGCGGAGAGCCGAAATCACTTCGACCGCAGGCAAGGCTGAAAGTCGGAACCAGCCGGGCCGACTCCCTTACGGCGCTTCGCAACGATCCCTCTGATCTAGAGATGAGTGATCTGGAGCCGGTTCTTTTGAAGACGGACACAACCTCCATTGAAGAAGCGCCCGTATATCCGTTTCGGGAGTTGTCTGGGCAGTCGCCTCTTGCGCTCCGTTTTGAATTGTATCACCTGGCGACTGGCCCCGACGGTCGGACGCGCTACACTGTTACGTACGAGGTGCGTCGAACGACGGATCGAAAGGGGTTTGCGCAACTCTTTCGTGGAGACGATCAGGAACAGACGGCTGTGGAGAGCGAGTTTCAGGGCCGGAATGAGCGTACCGAAGAGTATGTTGTTTTGAGTCCGAGCGACTGGATGACGGACGAGACTCAAGAGGTGCGCATCGCTGTAGAAGTCACGGATGACCGAACGGGGAACCGGGTGTCGCGAACGGTGGAGTTTGAGCTCTCTTCTAAGGACTAA